A region of the Corticium candelabrum chromosome 4, ooCorCand1.1, whole genome shotgun sequence genome:
GCCATCACAAACAACACTTCCTTGCGTGAGCTGCACTGTCTACACGCGCGACACGTGTGGACATCCAAGTTCGACAAGCTAGAAAGTACCCGTATATACCGATTACGTGGGCTCGAAATTGCAAAGTAGGTGGAATAGTAGAAAATGGTTGTAATGAGTTCGGTGTACGTTCTCTTGCTGCTTGCTATTTCGTGTTTCTCACAGTACCATGGAGCTGCAGGTAGTTCGACGGACAAATACACGTTGAACTACACGAAGAGTCACTTGCGAGTTAACGAGGCCGCGTTGTGCCTGCTCAATTTGCAGAACGAAACCGTAACGATCAATATCACGTACGGCAACTGCTACAGATGTCGAGGACGCTTGTTAGTCAACAGCTCGAGGAGCATCCAGAACTGCACGTCGATTGGAACGAATCACGGTTTCACTCTGTTCGTTCGTGACGCCAATGGTCGAGTGAAAGGTGGCAGTTGCGCGTCGCAGCAGCTGCCGTCAACGATAGAACCGAAAGGTGTAGTGAACGTAATGGTTAGTGGTAATGGCACGTGTCGTTATGAAAGTGAGCCAGGCACATGGCCATATATGCCATTGATTGGACTCGTCTGCATTCTGTTTGCCGTTGCGCTTGCGTGGAACTTGGGGCAGGTGGTGGTCGTGCGTATGACACGCTCTGGCTATAGTATACCATTTCAATCAGTCAGGTCTTCTGCTGGTATACAGCACAGTGCAACTCGAAATCGAGACAATTCTGAAAATGAGAACATTCAATCTGGAGGTGCATCGGGAGAAACACAGAGACTGGTGACTATGCCATCCTCGACTGCACAGCGTCCGCGTCTTCGATCCCTGGATACTTTTCGCGGGCTGTCTCTTGTTATTATGATATTTGTGAATTATGGAGGTGGTGGATACTGGTTCTTTCAACATAGCAAATGGAATGGACTCACGGTTGCTGACTTGGTTTTTCCGTGGTTTGTCTTTATTCTTGGTACATCAGCTGCAATATCGTTGAACTCTCTTGATCGACGGGGTGTTAGTCGTTGGAGGATGCTACTGAAAGTTGTCCGTCGTTTTGTTATTCTGTTTGCACTCGGTTTGTTTCTTAATGGTACCAACGTGCTGAGGACTTATCGAATTCCTGGAGTGTTACAACGTTTGGCTCTCAGTTATTTAGGCATCTCACTCTTACATCTTGCCTTTGCTTCAAAGCGGGATCGGAACACAGACAAAGTGTTTGCTCCTGTTAGAGAGGTTATTAATCATTGGATTGAATGggttgttgctgttattctTATTATGATTTGGTTACTAATCACATTTCTTCTTCCATTTGACCACTGCCCGCCAGGGTATTTGTATCCAGGTGGTGAACTTGGTGACTATGGCAACTACATGAATGCAAGTAGTAATTGCACTGGTGGAGCTGCTGGTTACATCGACAGGCAAATCTTTGGTATTAAGCACATCTACCCTACACCAGAATGTGTTCATCTTTATATGACTGGTCCATTTGATCCCGAAGGAGCTCTTGGTACTCTCACATCAATCTTTCTTGCATTCTTGGGTCAAAATGCTGGTCGTATTCTTCTTGTGCATCCTGATGATAAACGTCGATTAATTCGTTGGGTTTTGTGGGGCATCTTTTGGGGAGCCTTGGGAACGGCTCTCTGTGAAGGAAAACAGAATGGCGGAGTCATCCCAATCAATAAGAGTTTGTGGTCTCTGTCGTTCGTTTGTGTCATGGCTGGGACAGGGTATATTCTTTTGGCATTACTTTATTACATCATAGATGTGAAGAAATTGTGGATGGGTGGACCATTTGTTTTTCCTGGAATGAATTCTATATTGGTGTATGTTGGACACGAAATGGTGCACAGATATTTCCCATTCAGTTGGGATGCTCCTCAAGAGCAGCTAGACATACTTGCACAGAGTTTTGTTGGAACGTGTCTGTGGGTCATTATTGCATACTACTTGTATGTCATAGATTTTTTTGTTAAAGTGTGAAGATTATCTTGTTGATTTCAGTTTTTGCTCATGATTTGGTAAGAGGATAACAAACCTCTTCTAATGAAGCTATGAAGTAGCCAATGCAGATTTGCTGGATTTATTGCcataatttcaaacatgaacgtTCTTGACAGCTACAGCAATATGCTTTGATTACCATTGTCTAACTAAGGAAATAAACTgcagtgtcactgtgtgccaAATAGTAGATCATGTCATGAATACAACTCATCTTTACTCTGTCTTGTAAATATTATCCTCTAGTTATGTCAACCAATGTGTGGAAGACTTTTGGGAATGCACAGTCCGTATATTTGAaaatgtttgcattgaatGCATTGAATGCCATTGATATGTACTTGATACCTACATGAATCATTGGTAATTGTACAACGTAAGCGCGTAATAGATAAATGGGTAGGTACAGCAGCTCAGCACAAACTAAAAATAGATCGAAATGTAATGGCTATATTTAGATCCTACCTAGCACGTGATTGGTGTAGGTCACGCAAGGTTGACGTCATACTGACGGAAGATTTCTCGATGTTCGGTGGAGGATTTCGTGCCCAGAAGCTGCGAGTCAGTCTTAAACTTGCTATTAACCGCTTTAAGCATTTGGAGAAAAAGAAGAGTACGGGTTTCCTTTCGGTGTTCAAATAGTTTGTCTGTGGAATCAAAGTTTTGACTTTTATAGCTGAAAATGCGTTGAAGGCTCGGAAAGAAATTGCGGATTACTTGGCTCAAGGTAAAGATGAACGTGCTAGAATTAGAGTAAGTGCCTTTTTCcaatctgttgttgtttgtgacgTGTACGTATGTCATTTCTTGTAAAGGTAGAACATATAATTCGTGAGGACTATCTAGTTGAAGCAATGGAGATATTGGAGATGTACTGTGACTTGCTGCTGGCTAGATTTGGTCTCATTGAAACAATGAAGTACGCAAACAGTGGCAATTGACTTGCTGCAAACCGTCAGGCTGTCTGTAGTTAGTAAGTTGGTCTTTCTGTAGGACCTGCGATGACGGTCTCTTGGAGTCAGTTTGTACTCTAATTTGGGTTACCCCAAGGCTATCCACTGATGTAGCTGAATTGAGACAGGTCTGGGTTTATACAATCATTTGCAATTCATTGTTTGTCGTTCTTGGTGGGTTGCAACATATATGTAATTTGTGGGTTGCAACATGTAATTTGACAGTTTCACAgtgaaattgaaatttagCTTAGATGTTTAGAAATTCAAAAACCTAATTGTACGTTAAATAGTGTGAATATCAGTGGGTTTGGAATTGTGTTTCACAAGTTTAATAAACTTGTGTTTTAATTGTCCTATCAACTCATAGTCAAGACTACTGGTTTTATCACGatttggtgttgttgcaagaTATCGTACTAGTAATGTGACCATCTTGCAACTTACTGTATTGTCACAAAATCCGTGCTTATTTCTATGTAAGCCGAATTGGAATTCAGGCTAATATTTAAGACAGGCTTATATTCAAAACAGGCTTAGATGCTATTTGCACATGATAAGGTATAGACATGACAACCACATACCACTTGAAAAGCAAGATTCGTTAAAATATATAGACATGACTACCAtgagatgccagtttcaagaGCATCAGCTGAATCTTCGTCATCATTGCCAGTGTCATTGAACGCTGCATGCACATGCCAAAACATGCGCATGCACGTGACCGCATGCGTATGCATGCCGTGCGTCTTGAACAAAAGATCGACTTCTAAATGCGACTGGCTTGTATGCAAGACAAAATCTGGGAGGTTAGACTTTTTTAAGCGAAGAAACAAATGGCAtaagcattaattaatgcttttGGAGCTTTGTGCAAATCCGTTTTTGTTGACCAAAATCTAACTGCTAAAACTAAATGGTTTGTCTATTAAGCTTGTGTATATTGGCTATACTCCTTTATGGATCGGAGATTTGGGTTTCTCACGAGTGCCATTTACAGAAGCTTGATACATTTTAGCATAGACTACTTAACTTAATGCATACAAATTGCACTTGGAATCTCCACGAAAGAGCAATGGTTCAAACATCTATCATTGAAGCTGATCAGACAGCGATGGGAAGACTCTGGAAGTATAACATGAAAGGTGACTAAACACCAACTAATTAGAGTGGCTTTGGCCATCTTGCCAGAATGCCAAATCAGCAGTTCCCAAAGATATGCTTTTTTTGCTGGTTGCCTCAACAGCGGCCACAGGGTGGGCCCTGGAAGAGATTGAAAGATGTCATTTGGAAAGACCTGAAGAATTTGGGATTCCTGAGGAGAAATAGTTTGATTTAGCAAACAGTTCCAGAACTGTGTGGTGTAATGCTTACTGCACAGCTCTTGAGTCGGCAAGATCAGAACAACCTACTCTGCAAATACAATGTCAAAATGTCGCAAGTGTAGTATAGAACGCCGGAAACTGATCCACCAACAGCAAGGCGCAGTCCAGTTTACTTTGTGCAAATGATGGTTCTTGTTCTGAGGCAGATATACTGTTCCCAAGTATCTATCTGACTTTGTTCTTCTTTTGAGGGGTAACGTGACCAGTCTTTATTATGGCAGCAATACTGGAGGaggaaggtgtgtgtgtgtgtgtgtgtgtgtgtgtgtgtgtgtgtgtgtgtgtgtgtgtgtgtgtgtgtgtgtgtgtgtgtgtgtgtgtgtgcgcgcatgcgtgtgtgcatgtgtgcatgcgtgcgtgtgtgtgtgtgtgtgtgtgtgtgtgtgtgtgtgtttgtgtgtgtgtgtgtgtcctggGACGCATTTGAGAAAGATGGGatgcagatttcagacagcggAATGTATCTTTTTATGTGCATTCTTATCTAATACGAAGAGGCACTAAACGTAAACTCTCACTTCCAGCTTACAGTTTATTCGGCATAAGTTTGAACTcagaagtgagtaatgaggtaAAGTTCACACCAGGTATGCTCTGCTCATTGTGTCGAAATATGTCTTCGATATGCAAAAGTTTTACCCTTTGGTtttctttgtaggaagggcttagataaccTAATAAACCTAAATGAATAATTAATGAAGCAGAGCAAGACGCGTTGCTGGCCCTTCAATGTCACACTTTCAAATGCCTCATTTCttgtaaatccacaaattttcgtatgcattttattttgtattgttcGTACAACTCCtaaatgtactaaattaaaattCATACTAAATTTCTTGGATGACAACTGTTATTACAAATCACCActatgttgatgttgatgatgtacagtaccacaacACAAGATCCAACTGAACAATACACTGGTTTTACAACGACAATAGACCAAAATGAAACTCTACGTACAACATGTCCAGTTTGCAACGTTATGATGTCACTCAACTCAAATTGTTTCTGAAAGTACTCTGACAGACAGCATCTAGCAATGACATCAGCAGAAGATGAACCAGACAGTGACAGTTTGTTTTTTCGAATTAGTCCTAATGCGAACCCCAATACTACGCTTCGGTTGACGACGCAGCTGCTGTCTCGCAAGGCATGCAAGTAAAAAAGTCATGATCACTTTTTTGTCCAATGCTGTCCAAGAAGAAGGCGTCTTGCCGCGACCTTTTAATGCTAGTTGTACCATTTCTTCAGGCCGTCGGTTTGATACCAGTAACTGTTGTGATTCTGTGATTCAACAATTTTGCAGACA
Encoded here:
- the LOC134178750 gene encoding heparan-alpha-glucosaminide N-acetyltransferase-like is translated as MVVMSSVYVLLLLAISCFSQYHGAAGSSTDKYTLNYTKSHLRVNEAALCLLNLQNETVTINITYGNCYRCRGRLLVNSSRSIQNCTSIGTNHGFTLFVRDANGRVKGGSCASQQLPSTIEPKGVVNVMVSGNGTCRYESEPGTWPYMPLIGLVCILFAVALAWNLGQVVVVRMTRSGYSIPFQSVRSSAGIQHSATRNRDNSENENIQSGGASGETQRLVTMPSSTAQRPRLRSLDTFRGLSLVIMIFVNYGGGGYWFFQHSKWNGLTVADLVFPWFVFILGTSAAISLNSLDRRGVSRWRMLLKVVRRFVILFALGLFLNGTNVLRTYRIPGVLQRLALSYLGISLLHLAFASKRDRNTDKVFAPVREVINHWIEWVVAVILIMIWLLITFLLPFDHCPPGYLYPGGELGDYGNYMNASSNCTGGAAGYIDRQIFGIKHIYPTPECVHLYMTGPFDPEGALGTLTSIFLAFLGQNAGRILLVHPDDKRRLIRWVLWGIFWGALGTALCEGKQNGGVIPINKSLWSLSFVCVMAGTGYILLALLYYIIDVKKLWMGGPFVFPGMNSILVYVGHEMVHRYFPFSWDAPQEQLDILAQSFVGTCLWVIIAYYLYVIDFFVKV